In Microbulbifer sp. GL-2, the following are encoded in one genomic region:
- a CDS encoding tetratricopeptide repeat protein: MKLTSMSKGLSKLALRTSVALPLVLAPAISVTVLEAAGVSAPFASAQAQEQEQKKPSKQKTRKVPAMREAAYKKLEKAQEAADAEDWAGALAALKEMDASKKRYNGYEVAQMYNFFGVVYYSTERYKQAIPYFKKVLNQGEENLPVALEVGTLFTLAQLYFVTEDYKQAINYLNQWFKVSDRITADSYALRAQAYNQVGDQSKALADINVAVSMYEKEGKVPKESWYGLQQYVYFERNDYKKVAGVLEKLVQYYPKPVYYKTLAAMYGELKRDKDQLHMMEAAYLAGALEKDKDLLNMGYLFMGHEMPYKGAKVIAKGIKEKKIPRTSKNLETLAQAYQMAQELQKAIPQLEAAAKLSDKGDIYSRLAGIYLDLDQNEKAISMGNKALDKGKIKRIDQLHIVMGMANANLKRYDAALRSLKEASKDDRSKKSAQQWIAYVEGEKKREEKLAI, encoded by the coding sequence ATGAAGTTGACAAGCATGAGTAAAGGTTTGTCCAAGCTCGCTCTGCGCACCTCAGTAGCGCTGCCCCTGGTCCTGGCACCGGCGATCAGTGTTACCGTGCTCGAAGCAGCAGGTGTTTCCGCACCTTTCGCCTCGGCTCAGGCGCAGGAGCAGGAGCAAAAAAAGCCCAGCAAGCAGAAGACTCGTAAAGTTCCTGCTATGCGCGAAGCAGCGTACAAAAAGCTGGAAAAGGCCCAGGAAGCTGCCGATGCAGAGGACTGGGCAGGCGCTCTTGCCGCTCTGAAGGAGATGGACGCGAGTAAGAAACGGTACAATGGCTATGAAGTAGCACAGATGTACAATTTCTTCGGTGTTGTTTACTACAGTACTGAGCGTTACAAGCAGGCAATCCCGTACTTTAAGAAAGTGCTGAACCAGGGTGAGGAAAACTTACCGGTGGCACTAGAAGTGGGAACCTTGTTCACCCTTGCTCAGCTCTACTTCGTTACAGAGGACTACAAGCAGGCGATTAACTACCTGAATCAATGGTTCAAGGTTTCCGATCGTATTACTGCCGATTCCTATGCTCTGCGCGCCCAAGCTTATAATCAGGTTGGTGACCAGAGCAAAGCCCTCGCGGATATCAATGTAGCGGTATCCATGTACGAAAAGGAGGGTAAGGTACCAAAAGAAAGTTGGTACGGATTGCAGCAGTATGTGTATTTCGAGCGTAACGACTACAAGAAGGTAGCCGGCGTTCTGGAAAAGCTGGTGCAGTACTATCCTAAGCCTGTGTACTACAAAACTTTGGCTGCGATGTATGGTGAGCTCAAGCGCGATAAAGACCAACTGCACATGATGGAAGCCGCTTATCTTGCTGGGGCTTTGGAAAAGGATAAAGACCTGCTGAACATGGGCTATCTCTTTATGGGGCATGAAATGCCTTACAAGGGTGCCAAGGTGATTGCCAAAGGCATCAAAGAGAAGAAGATTCCGCGTACGTCCAAAAATCTGGAGACTCTGGCGCAGGCTTACCAGATGGCTCAGGAGTTGCAAAAGGCAATTCCCCAGCTTGAAGCGGCGGCGAAACTTTCTGATAAAGGTGATATCTATTCGCGCTTAGCCGGGATTTACCTGGACCTGGATCAGAATGAGAAGGCCATCTCCATGGGTAACAAGGCCCTTGATAAAGGTAAGATCAAGCGTATAGACCAACTGCATATTGTTATGGGTATGGCGAATGCCAACCTTAAAAGGTATGACGCTGCTCTTAGAAGTCTGAAGGAAGCCTCCAAAGACGATCGCTCCAAGAAATCTGCCCAGCAGTGGATCGCTTACGTTGAGGGTGAGAAGAAGCGCGAGGAGAAATTAGCAATTTAA
- a CDS encoding energy transducer TonB: MDRACSPISSPEFFPSHLFAGYAKGLAYAALITLGLIFLMSQLIASDFVEPTAKPLVPIKPVHMTKKEVVTIKEYQAPPAPQEIPKPIQLTKVDRKVDVLDSTIGIAPPVVATDGSPVLSSRDPLPVYKPTPRYPSVAMRRGMEGYVVVEFTVTKTGAVRDARVIGGYDSTGKQTSVFNRSALAAAERFKYQPMLEDGTPVERYGVRNRITYKLAE; encoded by the coding sequence ATGGATAGAGCTTGCTCACCAATTTCCAGCCCCGAATTTTTCCCCAGTCACTTGTTCGCAGGCTATGCCAAAGGTTTGGCTTATGCCGCCCTAATTACACTTGGGCTGATCTTTCTTATGAGTCAGCTAATCGCCAGCGATTTTGTCGAGCCAACGGCTAAGCCGTTAGTACCAATTAAGCCGGTGCATATGACAAAGAAAGAAGTTGTTACGATTAAAGAATATCAGGCTCCGCCAGCTCCACAGGAAATACCAAAGCCGATTCAACTGACGAAAGTGGACCGGAAGGTAGATGTTTTAGATAGTACGATAGGGATTGCTCCCCCAGTTGTAGCGACTGATGGAAGTCCAGTTTTGTCATCAAGGGACCCTCTACCAGTTTATAAGCCGACTCCGCGTTATCCTAGTGTAGCGATGCGCAGGGGGATGGAAGGCTACGTAGTTGTTGAGTTTACAGTGACTAAAACTGGAGCAGTTCGTGATGCCCGAGTTATCGGTGGATATGACAGTACCGGCAAGCAAACCAGTGTATTTAATCGTTCAGCGCTAGCAGCTGCTGAACGATTTAAATACCAGCCTATGCTAGAGGATGGAACGCCGGTTGAGCGTTATGGGGTGCGAAACCGTATTACTTACAAACTGGCAGAGTGA
- the ilvD gene encoding dihydroxy-acid dehydratase: MPQYRSRTSTAGRNMAGARALWRATGMTDEDFHKPIIAIANSFTQFVPGHVHLKDMGQLVAREVERAGGVAKEFNTIAVDDGIAMGHDGMLYSLPSREIIADSVEYMVNAHCADALVCISNCDKITPGMLMAALRLNIPVIFVSGGPMEAGKTKLADHKLDLVDAMVIAATDTATDEEVAEYERSACPTCGSCSGMFTANSMNCLTEALGLSLPGNGTMLATHADRRELFLRAGREIVALTKRYYEADDESALPRNIANCTAFRNAMALDIAMGGSTNTILHLLAAAEEGDIDFTLEDIDRLSRKIPQLCKVAPNTEKYHVEDVHRAGGVMAILGELEAANLIDASQPTAYGGTLADALTRWDICRTSDKSVCDFYRAGPAGIPTQTAFSQDCRWSTLDADRQHGCIRSAEHAYSSEGGLAVLFGNLAPNGCVVKTSGVDEALWHFEGPAHVVESQEEAVSHILEGKVRKGEAVIVRYEGPKGGPGMQEMLYPTSYLKSKGLGEHCALITDGRFSGGTSGLSIGHVSPEAASAGNIALVRNVDPIRIDIPARKIEVAISESELEKRRQEMVNLGKKAWKPSEPRPRKVSKALKAYALLATSADRGAVREIE, from the coding sequence ATGCCCCAGTACCGTTCCCGAACCTCCACAGCCGGTCGTAACATGGCCGGAGCCCGTGCTCTGTGGCGCGCCACAGGGATGACAGACGAGGACTTCCACAAGCCGATTATCGCTATTGCCAATTCTTTCACCCAGTTTGTACCCGGCCACGTGCACCTGAAAGATATGGGGCAACTGGTGGCAAGAGAAGTTGAGCGGGCAGGCGGAGTGGCCAAAGAATTCAATACTATTGCTGTAGATGACGGCATCGCCATGGGCCACGACGGCATGCTCTACAGTTTACCCAGCCGCGAGATTATCGCTGATTCGGTGGAGTACATGGTCAATGCCCACTGTGCTGATGCCCTGGTGTGTATTTCCAACTGCGACAAAATCACCCCGGGAATGCTGATGGCTGCCCTGCGTTTGAATATTCCGGTTATCTTTGTTTCCGGCGGCCCAATGGAGGCGGGTAAGACCAAATTGGCCGACCACAAGCTCGACCTGGTGGATGCTATGGTGATTGCGGCCACGGACACTGCTACAGACGAAGAGGTGGCCGAGTACGAACGCTCCGCCTGCCCGACCTGCGGCTCCTGCTCCGGTATGTTTACAGCCAACTCGATGAACTGTCTCACCGAGGCACTGGGGCTTTCCCTACCAGGAAATGGCACAATGCTGGCCACCCACGCCGATCGCAGGGAGCTCTTCCTGCGTGCGGGCCGTGAGATCGTCGCCCTGACCAAACGTTACTATGAGGCGGATGACGAAAGTGCCCTGCCTCGCAATATCGCCAACTGCACAGCCTTTAGGAATGCTATGGCACTGGATATCGCCATGGGAGGCTCCACCAACACCATCCTGCACCTACTGGCTGCGGCCGAGGAAGGAGATATCGATTTTACTCTGGAAGATATCGATCGACTCTCCCGCAAGATCCCCCAACTCTGTAAAGTAGCTCCCAATACAGAGAAATACCATGTCGAAGACGTGCACCGCGCTGGCGGAGTGATGGCCATTCTCGGTGAGCTGGAAGCTGCCAACCTGATCGATGCCTCTCAACCCACTGCGTACGGCGGTACTCTCGCCGATGCACTGACGCGCTGGGATATCTGTCGGACCTCAGATAAATCGGTTTGCGATTTCTATCGGGCCGGCCCCGCTGGCATCCCCACGCAAACCGCCTTCAGCCAGGATTGCCGCTGGTCCACACTGGATGCTGATCGCCAACATGGCTGTATCCGCTCCGCAGAGCACGCCTACTCATCTGAAGGTGGCCTGGCGGTCCTGTTTGGCAACCTTGCGCCCAATGGCTGTGTAGTGAAAACGTCTGGAGTGGATGAAGCCCTTTGGCATTTTGAAGGCCCAGCTCATGTTGTTGAGAGCCAGGAGGAAGCCGTTTCCCATATCCTCGAGGGCAAAGTTCGCAAGGGTGAGGCCGTTATCGTTCGCTACGAAGGCCCCAAGGGCGGCCCTGGTATGCAGGAAATGCTCTACCCCACCAGCTACCTGAAATCCAAGGGGCTGGGAGAGCATTGCGCCCTAATTACTGATGGCCGTTTCTCCGGTGGTACTTCCGGGCTCTCTATCGGGCATGTCTCTCCTGAGGCCGCATCTGCTGGTAATATCGCCCTGGTGCGAAATGTGGACCCAATACGTATCGATATTCCTGCACGAAAAATAGAGGTCGCTATCAGCGAAAGCGAACTTGAAAAGCGCCGCCAGGAGATGGTCAACCTCGGAAAAAAGGCCTGGAAACCGAGCGAACCACGCCCCCGCAAAGTGAGTAAGGCCCTAAAAGCCTACGCATTACTCGCCACCAGTGCCGACAGGGGGGCAGTGCGGGAGATTGAGTAG
- the argA gene encoding amino-acid N-acetyltransferase, with product MSDDNASLNWFRHAAPYINDLRGRTLVIGIPGDALEHTNFRNLVHDLALLASLGVRLVVVHGARAQVNRALKESGVESCFHENNRVTNRESLEIIKAAVGRLRFDIEAAFSQGLPDSPMARSALKVISGNLVTARPCGVLDGVDLGWTGTVRRMEVNTIEQALDQGALVLLSPLGTSLTGELFNINYLDLAAEAARVLRAEKLVLFRAPAQLILDGNPVHELSIVQAEQVAARVQSEALQCAIRACNSGIARTHLLSYCHNGALIQELFRREGAGTMIYRDSYEVVRRARITDVGGILGLIRPLEKQGVLVRRSREKLEAEIEHFTLVEVDGTPVACAALYPIKDDSSATFAAEIACVASHPEFRGGGRGAKLMRHLERQARTLNISELYVLTTQTEHWFIEQGFEQVRISDLPASRKSLYNIQRSSRILRKNLAANPPT from the coding sequence GTGAGCGACGATAACGCTTCTCTCAACTGGTTTCGCCACGCGGCACCTTATATTAATGACCTTCGCGGCCGCACTCTGGTAATTGGTATTCCCGGTGATGCCCTGGAACACACTAACTTTCGTAATTTGGTTCACGACCTGGCACTGCTCGCCAGCCTGGGCGTGCGCCTGGTCGTAGTACACGGTGCCCGTGCACAAGTGAACAGAGCCCTTAAAGAAAGTGGAGTCGAGAGCTGCTTTCATGAGAACAACCGGGTCACCAATCGAGAGAGCCTGGAGATTATCAAGGCTGCCGTGGGCAGGTTGCGATTTGATATCGAGGCCGCTTTCTCTCAAGGTCTACCCGATTCCCCCATGGCTCGCTCGGCGCTGAAGGTAATTTCTGGAAACCTGGTAACCGCGCGCCCTTGTGGCGTGCTGGATGGTGTGGACCTGGGCTGGACCGGTACCGTCCGCAGAATGGAGGTCAACACCATTGAGCAAGCCCTGGATCAGGGGGCATTGGTATTGCTCTCACCCCTGGGAACCTCGTTGACTGGCGAATTATTCAATATCAATTACCTCGACCTGGCTGCAGAGGCCGCACGAGTATTACGCGCTGAAAAGCTGGTGTTGTTCCGCGCACCTGCCCAACTGATTCTGGACGGCAATCCAGTACACGAACTCAGTATTGTACAGGCTGAACAGGTCGCAGCCCGAGTACAGAGCGAAGCGCTGCAGTGTGCAATACGCGCCTGTAACTCGGGAATCGCAAGAACCCACCTGCTCAGCTATTGCCACAATGGCGCTCTGATCCAGGAGCTGTTCCGCCGCGAAGGTGCAGGTACTATGATCTATCGGGATAGCTATGAAGTGGTGCGCCGCGCGCGTATCACCGATGTAGGTGGCATCCTCGGTCTTATCCGTCCCCTGGAAAAGCAAGGTGTACTGGTGCGTCGTTCACGGGAGAAACTCGAAGCAGAGATAGAGCACTTTACTCTGGTCGAGGTCGATGGCACTCCCGTAGCCTGCGCTGCTCTCTATCCGATTAAGGATGATAGCAGCGCCACATTCGCAGCTGAAATCGCCTGTGTGGCCAGCCACCCCGAATTCCGTGGTGGAGGCCGTGGCGCCAAATTGATGCGCCACCTGGAGCGGCAGGCACGTACGCTGAATATCAGCGAACTCTACGTGCTTACCACCCAAACAGAGCATTGGTTTATCGAGCAAGGTTTCGAGCAGGTTCGTATCAGCGACCTGCCCGCTTCACGTAAATCGCTCTATAACATCCAGCGTAGCTCTCGGATTTTACGAAAAAACCTTGCTGCAAATCCTCCTACATAA
- the argE gene encoding acetylornithine deacetylase yields MVSTVLPDLKEQLRQLVASPSVSAVDPALDMGNLRVLEILSTWLETLGFKVELMPIPDNPNKANMIATLGGSTDGSGGLILSGHTDTVPYDEGRWQSDPFKLEERENRLYGLGTSDMKGFFPLAIEAAKTFVHKPLRQPLTILATADEESSMAGARALASAGRPLGRFAVIGEPTGLRPIRMHKGIMMESVRITGQSGHSSNPTLGASALEAMYSVIGELLSLRKEWQQKYNNPGFEIPVPTMNLGCIHGGDNPNRICGSAELHFDIRPLPGMYIADLRAELNNRLQPCIQDKKIHIDLVPLCQSTEPFEQDINSELIKVAEKLTGHSAESVAFCTEAPYLKSMNIDTIVLGPGDIDQAHQPDEYLGLERINPMVDILRSLIARFCL; encoded by the coding sequence ATGGTAAGTACCGTCCTACCTGACCTCAAGGAACAGTTACGTCAGCTGGTCGCCAGCCCTAGTGTCAGTGCCGTTGATCCAGCACTGGATATGGGAAACCTCCGTGTATTGGAAATACTTTCCACATGGCTGGAAACTCTAGGCTTTAAAGTGGAGTTGATGCCCATACCAGATAACCCAAATAAGGCCAATATGATCGCCACCCTAGGCGGAAGTACGGATGGCAGTGGCGGACTGATTCTATCTGGGCATACCGATACAGTACCTTACGACGAGGGGCGCTGGCAGTCAGATCCTTTTAAGCTGGAAGAGCGAGAGAATCGTCTATATGGGCTGGGCACCAGCGATATGAAAGGTTTCTTTCCCCTCGCTATTGAAGCGGCCAAGACCTTTGTCCACAAGCCCCTACGCCAGCCTTTAACGATTTTAGCCACCGCCGATGAAGAAAGCTCCATGGCTGGAGCTCGTGCTCTAGCCTCAGCCGGACGACCCCTCGGACGCTTTGCTGTCATTGGGGAGCCGACGGGTTTGCGCCCCATTCGTATGCATAAAGGAATAATGATGGAGTCTGTACGAATTACCGGGCAGTCCGGCCACTCTTCTAATCCGACCCTTGGAGCAAGCGCCTTGGAGGCCATGTATTCGGTTATCGGTGAATTACTATCTTTACGCAAGGAGTGGCAGCAAAAGTACAATAACCCGGGTTTTGAAATTCCCGTGCCTACTATGAACCTCGGCTGTATACACGGTGGCGATAACCCAAACCGGATTTGTGGTTCCGCTGAATTGCATTTCGATATACGCCCACTGCCTGGCATGTACATTGCTGATCTTCGCGCGGAATTGAATAACCGCCTGCAACCCTGTATTCAAGACAAGAAGATTCATATCGACTTAGTTCCACTGTGCCAAAGCACTGAGCCATTTGAGCAAGATATAAATTCCGAACTCATCAAGGTAGCCGAAAAGCTGACGGGGCACAGTGCAGAAAGCGTTGCCTTTTGCACCGAGGCGCCCTACTTGAAGAGCATGAATATTGACACTATCGTGCTTGGCCCCGGCGATATCGACCAGGCCCACCAGCCAGATGAATACCTGGGGCTTGAGCGCATAAACCCAATGGTGGATATATTGCGCAGCCTGATAGCACGCTTCTGCCTGTGA
- a CDS encoding carboxylate/amino acid/amine transporter has protein sequence MPLLIFVTLLWAFSFSLIGVYLAGQVDSYFSAMTRILLASLIFLPLLQWRRSDPRTAITLMAIGGVQLGLMYLFYYQSFLLLSVPEVLLFTIFTPLYITLLYDLLERRFSLWNLTVALLAVSGAAIIRWDKPNGNYWYGFAMVQGANLCFALGQVGYRQFMRRHQPLAPRQTFGWFFLGANLVTVTAWVFLGKAQYPQNSVQWGVLIWLGVVASGLGYFLWNKGTTQVTAATLAAMNNALIPAGLLVNLLIWNRDAPIINLMIGGGVIATAIMLNEWRNKQREIQHGKYRPT, from the coding sequence ATGCCTCTACTGATTTTTGTCACCCTGTTGTGGGCCTTCTCGTTCAGCTTGATCGGGGTTTACCTGGCAGGCCAGGTTGACAGTTACTTTTCTGCCATGACTAGAATTCTGCTGGCATCTCTAATTTTCCTGCCGCTGTTGCAGTGGCGTCGCTCGGACCCTCGCACTGCTATCACACTGATGGCTATTGGAGGAGTTCAGCTGGGACTGATGTATCTGTTTTATTACCAGTCATTCCTACTACTCAGTGTTCCGGAAGTCCTGCTGTTCACCATATTTACTCCCCTGTATATCACGCTCTTATACGACTTGCTTGAGAGGAGATTTTCTCTGTGGAACCTGACGGTTGCGTTACTGGCAGTTTCCGGGGCAGCTATCATTCGCTGGGACAAGCCAAATGGTAATTACTGGTACGGGTTTGCCATGGTTCAGGGGGCCAACTTGTGTTTCGCCCTGGGTCAGGTGGGCTACAGACAGTTTATGCGCCGCCACCAACCCCTTGCCCCCAGGCAGACTTTTGGTTGGTTTTTCCTCGGTGCCAACCTTGTTACAGTGACAGCCTGGGTGTTTCTGGGTAAAGCCCAGTATCCGCAAAATAGCGTACAGTGGGGTGTATTAATCTGGCTGGGAGTGGTGGCCTCAGGACTCGGCTATTTCCTGTGGAACAAGGGCACCACCCAGGTCACAGCAGCAACCCTGGCAGCCATGAATAATGCGCTTATTCCCGCTGGATTACTGGTGAACCTGTTAATCTGGAATCGTGACGCCCCTATCATAAATCTTATGATAGGGGGAGGCGTAATCGCGACTGCCATAATGCTCAATGAATGGCGTAACAAGCAAAGGGAAATTCAACATGGTAAGTACCGTCCTACCTGA
- a CDS encoding inorganic phosphate transporter → MEILSQYGHILLILAIVAGFFMAWGVGANDVANAMGTSVGSGALTIKQAIVIAMIFEFAGAYLAGGEVTATIRKGIIDSDVFSAQPQLLVYGMLSALLAAGTWLLVASILGWPVSTTHSIVGAIVGFSAVGISADAVAWGKVGSIVASWVVSPLLAGTISFLLFRSVQRLILDTEDPFANAKRYIPFYMFAVGWMIAMVTLTKGLKHVLKDANIQLSFIQDAGIAALAGLVVMGIGITMLKRVKQDPSIEAENRFANVERVFAILMIFTACAMAFAHGSNDVANAVGPLAAVVNTIQSGAVTAKSTMPSWILLLGGLGIVVGLATYGFKVMATIGKKITELTPSRGFAAELGAAATVVMASGTGLPISTTHTLVGAVLGVGLARGIGALNLRMITTIAASWVVTLPAGAGIAILFFYLFKGIFG, encoded by the coding sequence GTGGAAATTCTTAGTCAATACGGCCATATCTTATTGATTCTGGCTATTGTCGCGGGCTTTTTTATGGCCTGGGGCGTTGGTGCAAATGATGTCGCCAATGCCATGGGTACTTCAGTAGGCTCCGGCGCACTGACTATCAAACAGGCGATTGTAATCGCCATGATTTTTGAGTTTGCCGGCGCCTACCTGGCAGGTGGGGAGGTTACCGCCACCATACGAAAGGGCATTATCGATTCTGACGTTTTCTCCGCACAACCCCAGCTGCTGGTATACGGCATGCTGTCTGCACTACTCGCCGCAGGGACCTGGCTGCTAGTTGCGAGTATCCTCGGCTGGCCAGTATCCACTACCCACTCTATTGTTGGCGCCATCGTCGGTTTTTCCGCGGTTGGAATCTCCGCTGACGCCGTAGCCTGGGGTAAAGTGGGCAGCATCGTAGCCAGCTGGGTGGTGTCCCCGCTATTAGCCGGTACTATTTCCTTCCTGCTATTCCGCAGTGTCCAGCGCCTGATCCTCGATACCGAGGACCCCTTTGCCAACGCCAAACGCTACATTCCCTTTTACATGTTCGCCGTCGGCTGGATGATCGCCATGGTCACCCTGACCAAAGGCCTGAAACATGTTTTAAAGGACGCCAATATCCAATTATCGTTTATCCAGGATGCGGGCATCGCCGCACTGGCTGGGCTGGTGGTTATGGGGATTGGTATCACCATGCTCAAGCGCGTTAAACAGGATCCCTCCATCGAGGCAGAAAACCGCTTTGCCAATGTCGAGCGGGTGTTCGCCATCCTGATGATTTTCACCGCTTGTGCCATGGCCTTCGCCCACGGCTCAAACGACGTGGCCAACGCTGTAGGCCCCCTCGCTGCCGTTGTGAACACCATTCAAAGCGGTGCAGTTACTGCCAAATCCACCATGCCTTCCTGGATCCTGCTGCTGGGTGGCCTGGGTATCGTGGTGGGTCTTGCCACTTACGGCTTTAAAGTAATGGCGACCATCGGCAAAAAGATTACCGAGCTCACACCAAGCCGCGGCTTCGCCGCTGAGCTGGGCGCCGCCGCCACAGTAGTAATGGCCTCGGGTACAGGGCTGCCGATTTCCACCACTCATACATTGGTTGGAGCGGTGCTGGGGGTTGGTCTGGCACGTGGTATCGGCGCCCTTAATCTGCGTATGATCACCACAATCGCCGCCTCCTGGGTAGTTACCCTGCCTGCAGGTGCCGGTATTGCGATCCTGTTCTTCTACCTGTTCAAAGGTATTTTTGGCTGA
- a CDS encoding TIGR00153 family protein yields MALSNIANLFGRSPIKPIEKHMATAHEASADLIPFFDALIKGDLDEAEKIQLRISATENRADDIKRDLRLHLPDSLFMPVSRSDLLELLHAQDEVANTAQDIAGLAVGRKMQIPQSLQPLMETFVESAVATSSQALRAINELDELLESGFAGREVTIAKRMTEELDELERKSDKLEVEIRAALFSIEKDLPPVDVMFLYRIIEWIGELADRAHSVGNRLQLLLAR; encoded by the coding sequence ATGGCCCTGTCGAATATTGCCAACCTGTTTGGCCGCTCTCCGATCAAACCGATCGAAAAGCATATGGCTACGGCCCACGAGGCTTCAGCCGATCTGATTCCGTTTTTTGACGCCCTGATTAAAGGTGATCTGGACGAAGCGGAAAAAATTCAACTGCGCATCTCTGCCACAGAAAACCGCGCTGATGACATCAAGAGAGACCTGCGCCTACACCTGCCGGACAGCCTGTTTATGCCGGTCTCCAGATCTGACCTGCTGGAACTGTTGCACGCCCAGGATGAAGTAGCCAATACCGCACAGGATATCGCCGGGCTGGCAGTCGGCAGAAAAATGCAGATCCCGCAAAGCCTGCAGCCGCTTATGGAAACCTTTGTCGAAAGTGCTGTGGCCACCTCTTCCCAGGCATTGCGTGCCATTAACGAGCTGGATGAATTGCTGGAAAGCGGCTTCGCCGGTCGTGAAGTCACTATTGCCAAGCGTATGACTGAGGAGCTGGACGAACTGGAGCGCAAATCGGACAAACTCGAAGTCGAGATTCGCGCGGCACTGTTCTCCATAGAAAAAGACTTACCCCCGGTGGATGTCATGTTCCTCTACCGGATCATTGAATGGATCGGCGAACTGGCCGATCGCGCCCACAGCGTGGGTAACCGTTTGCAGTTGTTGTTGGCACGTTAG